Proteins encoded in a region of the Phaenicophaeus curvirostris isolate KB17595 chromosome 1, BPBGC_Pcur_1.0, whole genome shotgun sequence genome:
- the TMEM272 gene encoding transmembrane protein 272 isoform X1 gives MTAGLEKACHRCISKIASNACFIFALLAFLALPLSMTFTGMKFLEDCPVQPLIPLYLLVGGVIGSLKVTLLLYDSTRMRQLLSKSVVIDDDDDDEYPWRQNAHKYYIHLTLSLFLFLWFILGNYWVFSVYLPNFIPPFHQPQDYCDKTLYIFAVAVLIISHTVLFLLIFCSCCIYCFSRQRYSSEED, from the exons ATGACTGCTGGCCTGGAGAAAGCCTGCCACCGGTGCATATCTAAAATTGCCAGCAATG CATGCTTTATATTTGCGCTCCTcgctttccttgccttaccacTGTCCATGACTTTCACAG GAATGAAGTTTTTGGAAGATTGCCCAGTTCAACCGCTAATTCCATTATATCTGTTGGTGGGTGGCGTGATTGGCAGCTTAAAG GTGACCCTCCTGCTGTACGACTCAACCAGGATGAGGCAGCTGCTTTCGAAGTCTGTTGTGATTGATGATGATGACGACGATGAATATCCCTGGAGGCAGAATGCTCACAAGTACTACATCCATCTAaccctcagccttttcctctttctctggtTCATTCTTGGGAACTAttgggttttttctgtgtaCCTGCCGAATTTTATCCCACCTTTCCATCAGCCTCAGGATTACTGTGACAAAACCCTGTATATTTTTGCAGTTGCTGTTCTCATTATCAGCCATactgttctcttcctccttaTCTTTTGTAGTTGCTGCATATACTGTTTTTCGAGGCAAAGATACTCTTCTGAGGAAGACTAA
- the TMEM272 gene encoding transmembrane protein 272 isoform X2, which yields MTFTGMKFLEDCPVQPLIPLYLLVGGVIGSLKVTLLLYDSTRMRQLLSKSVVIDDDDDDEYPWRQNAHKYYIHLTLSLFLFLWFILGNYWVFSVYLPNFIPPFHQPQDYCDKTLYIFAVAVLIISHTVLFLLIFCSCCIYCFSRQRYSSEED from the exons ATGACTTTCACAG GAATGAAGTTTTTGGAAGATTGCCCAGTTCAACCGCTAATTCCATTATATCTGTTGGTGGGTGGCGTGATTGGCAGCTTAAAG GTGACCCTCCTGCTGTACGACTCAACCAGGATGAGGCAGCTGCTTTCGAAGTCTGTTGTGATTGATGATGATGACGACGATGAATATCCCTGGAGGCAGAATGCTCACAAGTACTACATCCATCTAaccctcagccttttcctctttctctggtTCATTCTTGGGAACTAttgggttttttctgtgtaCCTGCCGAATTTTATCCCACCTTTCCATCAGCCTCAGGATTACTGTGACAAAACCCTGTATATTTTTGCAGTTGCTGTTCTCATTATCAGCCATactgttctcttcctccttaTCTTTTGTAGTTGCTGCATATACTGTTTTTCGAGGCAAAGATACTCTTCTGAGGAAGACTAA